TTAGGATACACCACCGTGATTTATGTCACTGTTTTGTGGTGTACGCTGATTGGGTATCCTTTCGTTTTGCGTCTGCTTTTCCTTTATTTATTCCTCTTTGGTGTACGTTGATTGGGTAAATTACCCAATTAGAATACACTTTTTCGCTGTTAATCTGATTTTGGGTGTGCGTTGACTGGGTAAATTAGTCATATAGCGTTAATTCTGCATCATAGGTGTACGCTGATTGGGTAAATAACCCAATTAGGATACACCACTGTGATTTATGTCACTGTTTTGTGGTGTACGCTGATTGGGTATCCTTTCGTTTTGCGTCTGCTTTTCCTTTATTTATTCCTCTTTGGTGTACGTTGACTGGGTAAATTAGTCATATAGCGTTAATTCTGCATCATAGGTGTACGCTGATCGGGTAAAGAACCCAATTAGAATACACCACTGTAAATTGTCTTTTGTTTATTGTTTTGCTTTTTTTGTTTGGTTAGCGTGATGAATCCTATTTAATCAAGGAATGATCATGGCTAATTATGCTTATCTGCGTGTTTCGACTGATTCTCAAGATGTAAATAATCAAAAACATGGCATTTTGGGATACTCAAACCGTTTAGGGCTCTCTAATTTAGTATTCGTGGAAGATTGTGTGTCTGGAGCAAAGAAGTGGCGTCAGCGGCGTTTAGGGAGCCTATTAGAAGGGTTAGCGTGTAATGATGTGATTATCTTTTCTGAAGTGACTCGTATGGCACGTTCGACAATTCAAGTGCTTGAGATCTTAGAGTTATGCATGGAGAAAAAAATTAACGTCCATATAGCGAAACAAAACATGCAACTTGATGGTTCTATGCAATCAAAAATTATTGCAACAATGCTTGGGTTAGCGGGTGAAATTGATCGGGAATTTATTCGAATGCGTACCAAGGAAGCATTGGCTGCTCGTAAGGTAAAAGGTCAGATTCTTGGGCGACCTAAAGGCCCTTCAAAGCGCTTAAAACTTGATGATAAACGCGAACAAATAGAAAAGTATCGGGCTATGGGGTTAGGTATTAGAGCTACTGCTAAGTTATTAGATGTTGCACCAAGTACATTAAGTGATTATTTAAAACGTTGATTTGTATGCGTTGAATAACAGTCATAACTTACGTAAGTTATGACTGTTAGGTGAGTTTATATTAACTATTATTACAACGAGCAGCTAAAACAGGATTTATATTACCCTGTATCTTTTGTATCTTTTCCGCACGTTCACATTCCCATTTTGTAATAGGGTATTGCTTATCCCATACACCCATTAGTTGTTTTTGTTGATTACTCATTTTGTATTTTGGATATACCGCATCAAAGTACATATACGTTCTAGCTATCTCACCACGCGCACGTTTTGGCGGCTGGGCATCACGATCTTTTTTATCAATGATCATGTTGCAGCTACCAAATGAACGGTAATTCTTACTTGCTGTTTTAGGCAGCATCACATAGTTGTAGTTTTGACGAGCAGCATTTACGGCACCAATCGCAGGGTAAAGGTTATAAAGATCTGACTGCATTAAGCGGTATTCTTTATTGGCTTTTTCAGCACATTTACGACCTTTGAATGCTTTACCTTTGCTATCTATACAAACGGCTGCACCATCACGCCATTCACTAAATGCACGACCAAAGTTCTCTGCGGGTACTACGTGTTCAGCTTCCCAACGTTTTACACGCTTCTTATAAACTTCAGTGGTAAAGCCTGCGGGTAAGGTTATGTATTTATCAGTATTAAACTCAGCGCCACAATAGATAGTTTTCATGTCTGCAGAATTGGTATAAATCTGCTTTTGCATGATCTTTTTAGCTTTGCTGAATGATTGGTTGGTTGTGTTACCTTGTGGTGTATTGGCTGCTGCAGCGATTGGAAATAATCCACTGAGTAAAATTATTGTTGTTATTTTCACGGTAAAATCCTTTTTCGTTTAGTGCATTGATTATTTGGGTTTTAGTGGGAAATGTAAATTAATCAATACTCTGTTTTTACGTAAGTTATAACTTTTATGTAACTTACGTAAGTTATGCTTATTATGTA
This region of Photobacterium toruni genomic DNA includes:
- a CDS encoding recombinase family protein — protein: MANYAYLRVSTDSQDVNNQKHGILGYSNRLGLSNLVFVEDCVSGAKKWRQRRLGSLLEGLACNDVIIFSEVTRMARSTIQVLEILELCMEKKINVHIAKQNMQLDGSMQSKIIATMLGLAGEIDREFIRMRTKEALAARKVKGQILGRPKGPSKRLKLDDKREQIEKYRAMGLGIRATAKLLDVAPSTLSDYLKR
- a CDS encoding endonuclease; this encodes MILLSGLFPIAAAANTPQGNTTNQSFSKAKKIMQKQIYTNSADMKTIYCGAEFNTDKYITLPAGFTTEVYKKRVKRWEAEHVVPAENFGRAFSEWRDGAAVCIDSKGKAFKGRKCAEKANKEYRLMQSDLYNLYPAIGAVNAARQNYNYVMLPKTASKNYRSFGSCNMIIDKKDRDAQPPKRARGEIARTYMYFDAVYPKYKMSNQQKQLMGVWDKQYPITKWECERAEKIQKIQGNINPVLAARCNNS